In candidate division KSB1 bacterium, one genomic interval encodes:
- a CDS encoding type IX secretion system membrane protein PorP/SprF codes for MKRIILKNILLSLIIILPLSSASAQNLLQPHPLDVRSGQAHLLNPSIISYQPGMVQAGMRVFHLGFLDGSAAQFRLNYVSLVLPRWLPEELAFAVHAQSLNMPIYSQSYVSFAASRRFKNFFSAGLKAGLLSKSYDRDEFNLVDPEDPVFKNQKGFTRLDLGAGVTFWPLPSVSISLSRDHLNQPNVALGQAKFNLKGESHLALSYHFGNIQTAFITQRDKQSLRAGGFFQYEDPAWGFLRLGIDKIAVNLESRLQLYGPVSLNYAINYPTADLRGETSGSHEFSLVFELDRLSPLPKMETPPPFRYTFTAPPAFSPSAPRAYLRAENEVLEITAKRLLRIIEPDVPSHALAALSAYDLGVFDSSFVSKNFSFNITPIADADTSVKLLGLYSNDYRYSLRQLSENLGRAPEATATIVTNPFAQSRALGLRNYLSENTALGLNKIQIGVPNFANRLDSLRASRRAGNRIIVPREEVLVLNPQAAIFHIATANFSAPPRRWQLAVETETGVTVWKMEGTGWIPQQLVWNWRDNDGEVVAPGYYRYAMSWQTADGALSSSPSGRFYVKKFQRTVTIRVSRKFDGLQQPADDVKMILNR; via the coding sequence ATGAAAAGAATTATATTAAAAAATATCCTGTTGTCGCTGATCATTATTTTGCCGCTGTCATCCGCCTCGGCGCAAAATTTATTGCAGCCGCATCCGCTCGACGTTCGCAGCGGCCAGGCGCATTTGCTGAATCCCTCGATCATCAGCTACCAGCCGGGAATGGTGCAAGCCGGCATGCGCGTTTTTCATCTCGGCTTTCTGGACGGCAGCGCGGCGCAGTTTCGGTTGAATTATGTCTCGCTCGTTTTGCCGCGCTGGCTGCCTGAAGAACTGGCGTTTGCGGTGCACGCGCAATCGCTGAACATGCCGATTTACAGCCAATCTTACGTGAGCTTTGCCGCCAGCCGGCGTTTTAAAAATTTTTTCTCGGCGGGATTGAAAGCCGGTTTGCTGTCGAAATCTTATGACCGCGATGAATTCAATCTCGTCGATCCCGAGGATCCGGTTTTCAAAAATCAAAAAGGCTTCACCCGGCTCGATCTCGGCGCCGGCGTCACTTTTTGGCCGCTGCCCTCGGTTTCCATTTCGCTGAGCCGCGATCATCTGAATCAGCCGAATGTGGCGCTTGGCCAGGCAAAATTCAATTTGAAAGGCGAAAGCCATCTGGCGTTGAGTTATCATTTTGGCAATATCCAAACTGCATTCATCACACAGCGCGACAAGCAGAGCCTGCGCGCCGGGGGCTTTTTTCAATACGAGGATCCGGCGTGGGGATTTCTGCGGCTCGGCATCGACAAGATCGCGGTGAATTTGGAAAGCCGCTTGCAGCTTTACGGCCCGGTGAGCTTGAATTATGCCATCAATTATCCGACCGCGGATTTGCGCGGCGAAACCAGCGGCTCGCACGAATTTTCGCTGGTGTTCGAATTGGATCGCCTGTCGCCGCTGCCGAAAATGGAAACGCCGCCGCCGTTTCGCTACACCTTCACCGCGCCGCCGGCCTTCTCGCCCTCGGCGCCGCGCGCTTATCTTCGCGCTGAAAACGAAGTATTGGAAATCACCGCCAAACGTTTGCTGCGCATTATTGAGCCGGATGTTCCGAGCCACGCGCTGGCCGCGCTCTCGGCGTATGATCTCGGCGTTTTTGATTCTTCGTTTGTATCAAAAAATTTTTCATTTAATATAACGCCGATTGCCGACGCCGACACTTCGGTGAAGTTGTTGGGCTTGTATTCGAATGATTACCGCTATTCGCTCCGGCAATTGTCGGAAAATCTCGGCAGGGCGCCGGAGGCGACGGCGACGATTGTCACCAATCCGTTTGCGCAATCGCGCGCGTTGGGTTTGCGCAATTATCTCAGCGAAAACACGGCGCTCGGCTTGAACAAAATTCAAATCGGCGTGCCGAATTTTGCCAACCGGCTCGACAGCTTGCGGGCCTCGCGCCGCGCCGGCAACCGCATCATCGTGCCGCGCGAAGAAGTTCTGGTGCTCAATCCGCAAGCTGCGATCTTTCACATCGCCACGGCGAATTTTTCCGCGCCGCCGCGCCGCTGGCAATTGGCGGTGGAGACGGAAACTGGCGTGACGGTTTGGAAAATGGAGGGCACGGGTTGGATTCCGCAGCAGCTCGTGTGGAATTGGCGCGATAACGACGGCGAGGTCGTCGCCCCCGGCTATTACCGCTATGCGATGTCGTGGCAAACCGCCGACGGCGCGCTGTCCAGCTCGCCTTCGGGAAGATTTTACGTGAAAAAATTTCAACGCACGGTTACCATCCGCGTCTCGCGCAAGTTTGACGGCCTGCAACAGCCGGCCGATGACGTGAAAATGATTTTGAATCGCTAA
- a CDS encoding FG-GAP-like repeat-containing protein, protein MATPLMAQLQIAPNTISPRPDEIRAAAFTDIRVGFDRALSTPLPSNAIQVWGNFHGRYPGGLSYNEANRTLTFTPNQSFIDGEEITVVVTTALRGADNSPLAQPFLWRFLIRNNYGTGTFTRRVYDLERVLPLAGVNQEPTRLVAADFNNDDFIDLAVVHHGANRIVVLRNTVRETLGASLFAPVATLATSNTPIYAAAADFNNDNRLDLAVVNFNGNSLQIFSGSGAGQFAAPQTIPTGSRPIHLLAQDFNGDGFVDLAVTLFGADRIDVFLNNGAGSFPAVPAQQLPVSFGPVSAAAWDYDQNGALDIIVANHGAKSLSTLYNNGRGNFIAGVTLGNLPLPPVDLISGDMAGTSGNQAGDGKREILALCSDLYFLGKKAEASASSATSVLAIINFTANRLNLAETVTLTGYAQALTLCNVDTLDTQRGAASLRPDLDLDVFYTRFRDDRVSALRNPDNQSFRNVTPVDLDTVTSVKAITHLDIDRDGDNDLVVSNYLENKLVVYLNRGNRVPPCAPLDTLGTSVSVVDFGEVWVRRSEARRLLLNNSSSLQFSFTTALSDSINFGVSPRRGVVPSNRVLPLNVRFTPSDTLSYQSNLFITTTDVLASTSCSVILRGRGVRATIVVPDSLNFGCVPPGQTANRRLRIQNTGNIPLILSGASNSTPYFTVQASLINQQIAPRSFIDVPMAFTPDRIANFLDSLKIRSNDLDRPIATVYLRGCGSQSGPTITSPDTLFATEDVLATYVATATDPDGTTPTFRFENLPGWLRQVSGNTVQGTPREGNRDTSFTVYASDGFFENNLRVVVIVTPVNDPPVFDAVGDRTIFERDRLILNIAARDPENDPFVLSAQNLPAGATFIDQGGGRGQFSWRPDFGTAGQYAVTFLAREQNTLPPLTGSLVVNITVLRRLPDLYISNLSGLPQPVRLNQVVTVTAAFADSAASAQQTFTAQLLFDTQILADTTIASLTAGETFSLSRTFRLTSLGSHFVEAKIDVNNAVGESNENNNALRLEFEVLPGQLTVAPNPFTPNGDGFNDAAIFGLGNVGVESPQLKIFDLQGNLLRTITSAPTAELRWDGSDNSGRPLPPGPYLYLLLDASKKVASGYVVLAR, encoded by the coding sequence ATGGCGACGCCGTTAATGGCGCAACTGCAGATCGCCCCCAACACGATCTCGCCGCGCCCGGATGAGATTCGGGCTGCCGCGTTTACGGACATTCGCGTCGGCTTTGATCGTGCTTTGAGCACGCCCTTGCCCTCCAACGCCATTCAAGTGTGGGGAAATTTTCATGGCCGTTACCCCGGCGGCCTCAGCTACAATGAGGCGAATCGAACCCTTACATTCACACCCAACCAAAGTTTTATTGACGGCGAAGAGATCACCGTCGTCGTCACCACTGCGCTGCGCGGCGCCGATAACAGCCCGTTGGCCCAACCTTTTCTTTGGCGTTTTCTGATTCGCAACAACTACGGCACGGGCACTTTCACGCGAAGGGTTTATGATTTGGAAAGGGTTCTGCCGCTTGCCGGCGTGAATCAAGAGCCGACCCGTCTGGTTGCTGCAGATTTCAACAATGATGATTTCATCGATTTGGCGGTGGTGCATCACGGCGCGAATCGCATCGTGGTGTTGCGCAATACCGTCCGTGAAACCTTGGGAGCATCTTTGTTTGCTCCTGTTGCCACGCTGGCCACCAGCAACACGCCGATCTACGCCGCCGCTGCTGATTTCAACAACGACAATCGCCTCGATCTCGCCGTCGTCAATTTCAACGGCAACAGCTTGCAGATTTTTTCCGGCAGCGGCGCCGGCCAGTTTGCCGCGCCGCAAACGATTCCCACCGGCAGCCGTCCGATTCATCTTCTCGCGCAGGATTTCAACGGCGACGGCTTCGTCGATCTGGCGGTGACGCTGTTCGGCGCCGACCGCATTGATGTTTTTCTCAACAACGGTGCCGGCAGTTTCCCGGCTGTGCCTGCGCAGCAATTGCCGGTCAGTTTCGGGCCGGTGTCGGCAGCAGCGTGGGATTACGATCAAAACGGCGCGCTCGATATTATTGTGGCGAATCACGGCGCGAAATCGTTATCGACTTTATACAACAACGGCCGCGGCAATTTTATCGCCGGTGTAACGCTCGGCAATCTGCCGTTGCCGCCGGTGGATTTGATTTCCGGCGATATGGCGGGAACGAGCGGCAATCAAGCCGGCGACGGCAAGCGTGAAATATTGGCGCTGTGCAGCGATTTATATTTTCTCGGCAAAAAAGCTGAAGCCTCGGCATCGAGCGCGACAAGTGTTCTGGCAATCATCAATTTTACGGCAAACCGCCTCAATCTGGCGGAGACGGTCACACTCACCGGCTACGCGCAAGCGCTGACGCTGTGCAACGTCGACACGCTCGACACCCAGCGCGGCGCGGCTTCGCTTCGCCCGGATTTGGATCTCGATGTGTTTTACACACGCTTTCGCGATGACCGCGTCTCGGCGTTGCGCAATCCCGACAATCAATCGTTTCGTAATGTGACGCCGGTTGATTTGGATACCGTGACCAGCGTCAAGGCCATCACCCACCTCGACATCGACCGCGACGGCGACAACGATCTCGTCGTCAGCAATTATCTCGAAAACAAGCTTGTCGTTTATCTCAATCGCGGCAATCGCGTGCCGCCCTGCGCGCCGCTCGACACGCTCGGCACCTCGGTTTCCGTCGTTGATTTCGGCGAGGTTTGGGTGCGGCGAAGCGAGGCGAGAAGATTGTTGCTGAACAATTCGAGCTCATTGCAATTTTCATTCACGACGGCGCTCAGTGACTCGATCAATTTCGGCGTTTCGCCGCGCCGCGGCGTTGTGCCGAGCAATCGCGTGCTGCCGTTGAATGTCAGGTTCACCCCGAGTGATACGCTTTCTTATCAATCCAATCTTTTCATTACAACGACGGATGTTCTGGCTTCAACCTCGTGCAGCGTGATTTTGCGCGGCCGCGGCGTGCGCGCCACCATTGTCGTCCCGGATTCGTTGAATTTCGGCTGCGTGCCGCCGGGGCAAACCGCCAATCGCCGGTTGCGCATTCAAAACACCGGCAACATTCCGCTCATTCTTTCCGGCGCGTCCAATTCGACGCCGTATTTCACCGTGCAAGCCAGTTTGATCAACCAACAAATCGCGCCGCGAAGTTTCATCGATGTGCCAATGGCTTTTACGCCCGACAGAATTGCGAATTTCCTCGACAGCTTGAAAATCCGCAGCAACGATCTCGACCGTCCGATTGCCACGGTTTATTTGCGCGGCTGCGGCTCGCAGAGCGGGCCGACGATTACGTCTCCCGACACGTTGTTCGCAACGGAAGATGTTCTCGCGACGTACGTTGCCACCGCCACCGATCCCGACGGCACAACGCCGACGTTTCGGTTTGAGAATTTGCCGGGCTGGCTGCGGCAAGTTTCCGGCAACACCGTGCAAGGCACGCCGCGCGAGGGCAATCGCGACACCTCTTTTACCGTCTATGCTTCCGATGGTTTTTTTGAAAATAATTTGCGCGTCGTCGTCATTGTCACGCCGGTGAATGACCCGCCGGTATTCGATGCGGTCGGAGACCGGACGATTTTTGAGCGTGACCGTTTGATTCTCAATATTGCCGCGCGCGATCCGGAAAATGATCCGTTCGTTCTTTCCGCGCAAAACTTGCCGGCCGGCGCCACTTTTATCGATCAAGGCGGCGGCCGCGGGCAGTTCTCGTGGCGGCCGGATTTCGGCACGGCAGGGCAATATGCCGTCACTTTTCTGGCGCGCGAGCAAAATACGCTGCCGCCGTTGACCGGCAGCCTCGTTGTGAATATCACCGTCTTGCGGCGTCTCCCCGATCTTTACATCTCGAATTTATCCGGCTTGCCGCAACCCGTTCGGCTCAATCAAGTCGTGACGGTGACGGCGGCATTTGCCGATAGCGCTGCCTCGGCGCAGCAAACGTTCACGGCGCAATTGTTATTCGACACGCAAATTCTTGCGGACACGACGATTGCAAGTCTGACGGCAGGCGAAACGTTCTCGCTGTCGCGAACGTTCCGATTGACTTCGCTCGGCTCGCATTTCGTCGAGGCCAAAATTGATGTCAATAATGCCGTCGGCGAATCGAACGAAAACAACAACGCCCTGCGTTTGGAATTCGAAGTGCTGCCCGGCCAGCTCACCGTTGCGCCGAATCCGTTTACGCCGAATGGCGACGGTTTCAACGACGCCGCCATCTTCGGCTTGGGCAACGTCGGCGTTGAATCGCCGCAGCTCAAGATTTTTGATTTGCAGGGCAATTTGCTCAGGACGATCACCTCGGCGCCGACTGCGGAATTGCGCTGGGACGGCAGCGACAACAGCGGCCGTCCGCTGCCGCCGGGGCCGTATCTTTATTTGCTGCTTGATGCGAGCAAAAAAGTGGCGTCGGGATATGTCGTGCTGGCAAGATAA
- a CDS encoding slipin family protein, with protein sequence MFGFLVLLILAVMLFSSMIKVLREYERGVIFRLGRLLQIGDRAYKGPGLIILIPIIDRMVKVSLRTITLDVPPQDVITRDNVSIKVNAVLYFRVMDPAKAIIEVEDYLFATSQIAQTTLRSILGQSELDELLAHREKINDQLQQIIDAQTDPWGVKVSAVEVKHVDLPPEMQRAMARQAEAERERRAKVIHAEGELQASQKLAEAARIISADPAAIQLRYLQTLTEVASENNSTTIFPVPIDLFKMFLDKK encoded by the coding sequence ATGTTTGGATTTCTGGTACTTTTGATTCTGGCAGTCATGCTTTTTTCCAGCATGATCAAAGTGTTGCGCGAGTACGAGCGCGGCGTCATTTTCCGGCTCGGCCGGTTGCTGCAAATCGGCGATCGCGCCTACAAAGGCCCGGGATTGATCATTCTCATCCCGATCATCGACCGCATGGTGAAAGTGAGCTTACGCACGATCACGCTCGACGTGCCGCCGCAGGATGTGATCACGCGCGACAACGTCTCGATCAAAGTCAACGCCGTGCTGTATTTCCGCGTGATGGATCCGGCCAAAGCGATCATCGAGGTCGAAGATTATCTCTTCGCGACCTCGCAAATCGCGCAGACGACGCTGCGCAGCATTCTCGGCCAGTCCGAGCTGGACGAGCTGCTGGCGCACCGTGAAAAGATCAACGATCAGTTGCAGCAGATCATCGATGCGCAAACCGATCCGTGGGGCGTCAAGGTTTCCGCGGTGGAAGTGAAGCATGTCGATCTGCCGCCGGAGATGCAGCGGGCGATGGCGCGCCAGGCCGAGGCCGAGCGCGAGCGCCGCGCCAAAGTCATTCACGCCGAAGGCGAATTGCAAGCTTCGCAAAAACTCGCCGAGGCCGCGCGCATCATCAGCGCCGACCCGGCCGCCATTCAGTTGCGTTACTTGCAAACGCTCACCGAAGTCGCCTCGGAAAACAATTCGACGACGATCTTTCCGGTGCCGATTGATTTGTTCAAAATGTTTTTGGATAAAAAGTAG
- a CDS encoding nodulation protein NfeD, translated as MKSKFLAAIVFVAGLFCLAERSSASSAFRASLAAATQPSRTVHVIRINGPINPLAAEYILDSIEEATDAEAECLIIELDTPGGLMESTRIISKAMLASEIPVVIYVSPSGARAASAGVFMAYAAHLAVMAPSTNIGAAHPVNLGGSADSAKATMMEKVTNDAVAQIKAVAEKRGRNVEWAEEAVRRSVSITEKEALEKNVINLIAPNIDSLLIMINGRDVELVNRKIKLQTAGATIIRHEMNWRHKLLDKISDPNIAYILMMLGIAGIYFELSNPGAILPGVLGGIFLILAFYALQTLPVNWAGLLLILFAIVLFILEVKVTSFGILTLGGIVAMFLGSVMLFRQPASIFEPAIRISLQVIVISTLATAGFFAFAVGLVVKAHRQQATTGREGLVGEIGRALTNLDPEGRVQVHGEIWQARSDTPLQKGEPVKVLAVHGLQIKVEKAV; from the coding sequence ATGAAAAGCAAATTCTTAGCCGCTATCGTTTTTGTCGCCGGCTTGTTCTGTTTGGCCGAACGTTCCAGCGCGAGCTCCGCCTTTCGCGCCTCGCTCGCTGCCGCAACACAACCCTCGCGGACCGTCCACGTCATCCGCATCAACGGCCCGATCAATCCCCTGGCCGCCGAGTATATCCTTGACTCCATCGAAGAGGCAACCGATGCCGAAGCCGAATGTTTGATTATTGAATTGGACACGCCGGGCGGTTTGATGGAATCCACGCGCATCATCTCCAAAGCCATGCTCGCCAGCGAAATTCCGGTGGTGATTTACGTTTCACCGTCGGGCGCGCGGGCGGCCTCCGCCGGCGTCTTCATGGCATACGCGGCGCATCTGGCGGTGATGGCGCCGAGCACCAACATCGGCGCGGCGCATCCGGTCAATCTCGGTGGCAGCGCCGACAGCGCCAAAGCCACGATGATGGAAAAGGTCACCAACGATGCGGTCGCGCAAATCAAAGCCGTGGCCGAAAAAAGAGGGCGCAACGTCGAATGGGCGGAAGAAGCCGTGCGCAGAAGCGTTTCGATCACCGAGAAGGAGGCGCTGGAGAAAAATGTCATCAACCTGATCGCGCCGAACATCGATAGCCTGCTGATTATGATCAACGGCCGCGACGTCGAGCTGGTCAATCGCAAAATCAAGCTGCAAACCGCCGGCGCCACGATCATTCGCCACGAAATGAACTGGCGGCACAAACTGCTCGACAAAATTTCCGATCCCAACATCGCTTACATTTTGATGATGCTCGGCATCGCCGGCATCTACTTCGAGCTTTCCAATCCCGGTGCAATTTTGCCCGGGGTGCTTGGCGGCATTTTTCTTATTTTGGCCTTTTACGCGCTGCAAACCTTGCCGGTGAATTGGGCCGGGTTGCTGCTCATTTTGTTCGCCATTGTTCTGTTCATTCTCGAAGTCAAAGTGACGAGTTTTGGCATTCTCACCCTCGGCGGCATCGTCGCCATGTTTCTCGGCTCGGTCATGTTGTTCCGGCAGCCGGCGAGCATTTTCGAGCCGGCGATCAGAATCTCGTTGCAAGTGATCGTCATCTCGACTTTGGCGACCGCCGGCTTTTTTGCCTTTGCCGTCGGCTTGGTGGTGAAGGCGCATCGCCAGCAGGCCACCACCGGCCGCGAAGGCCTCGTTGGCGAGATCGGAAGGGCATTGACGAATCTCGATCCGGAGGGCCGCGTGCAGGTTCATGGCGAAATCTGGCAGGCGCGCAGCGACACTCCCCTTCAAAAAGGCGAGCCGGTCAAAGTGTTGGCCGTTCACGGTTTGCAAATCAAAGTGGAAAAAGCAGTCTGA
- a CDS encoding DUF2905 domain-containing protein: MQELGKIIMLIGGVLLVVGAVLYFQKGIPFLGKLPGDILVQKKNFTFYFPLATSLVLSLLLTLFFYLFRK; this comes from the coding sequence ATGCAAGAGCTTGGCAAAATCATCATGCTCATCGGCGGCGTTCTGCTCGTCGTCGGCGCCGTGCTCTATTTTCAAAAAGGCATTCCGTTTCTCGGAAAATTGCCTGGCGACATTTTGGTGCAAAAGAAAAATTTTACTTTTTATTTTCCCTTGGCCACGAGTCTGGTGCTCAGCCTGTTGTTGACTTTATTTTTCTATTTGTTCAGAAAATAA
- a CDS encoding P1 family peptidase, which translates to MAVSAVLGADDRNPRRRARELGVEIGVLKPGANNSITDVNGVLAGHATVQRGDSVRTGVTAVVPHGGNLFQEKVPAAIFVGNGFGKLMGVTQVDELGNLESPILLTNTLNVPRVADALIDYMLGLPENKDVRSVNVVVGETNDGFLNDIRGRHVGREEVFAALQNAKSGAVEEGCVGAGTGTVCFGWKGGIGTSSRVLSNSAGGYTVGVLVQTNFGGVLTINGAPVGRELGQFAMKETLPYTSGDGSCMIVVATDAPLDSRNLKRLAARAMLGLARTGGYASNGSGDYVIAFSTAKENRVAHRSGVRVQNQISLINDETSPLFLAVVEATEEAIINSLFMATTTRGFAGHVVEALPIERTIEILKKYNALNQNRDLPSWKK; encoded by the coding sequence ATGGCCGTGTCGGCGGTTCTTGGAGCTGATGATCGCAACCCGCGGCGCCGCGCCCGCGAGCTTGGCGTCGAAATCGGCGTTTTGAAACCGGGCGCCAACAACAGCATCACCGATGTCAACGGTGTGCTGGCCGGCCATGCGACCGTGCAACGCGGTGATTCCGTGCGCACCGGTGTGACCGCCGTCGTGCCGCATGGCGGAAATCTCTTTCAAGAAAAAGTTCCCGCCGCGATTTTTGTCGGCAACGGCTTCGGCAAACTGATGGGCGTCACACAAGTCGACGAGCTGGGCAACCTCGAATCTCCCATTCTGCTCACCAACACCTTGAACGTGCCGCGCGTCGCGGATGCGTTGATTGATTACATGCTGGGTTTGCCGGAAAATAAAGATGTCCGCTCGGTGAATGTCGTGGTCGGTGAAACCAACGACGGTTTCTTGAACGACATTCGCGGCCGGCACGTGGGACGCGAGGAAGTTTTCGCGGCCTTGCAGAATGCGAAATCCGGCGCGGTTGAAGAAGGCTGTGTCGGCGCGGGAACCGGAACTGTTTGCTTCGGCTGGAAAGGCGGCATCGGCACCAGCTCGCGCGTTTTGTCAAATTCGGCCGGGGGCTACACCGTCGGCGTTTTGGTGCAAACCAATTTCGGCGGCGTGCTCACGATCAACGGCGCGCCGGTGGGGAGGGAGCTTGGCCAGTTTGCGATGAAAGAAACGCTTCCTTATACAAGTGGTGACGGCTCCTGCATGATCGTCGTCGCGACCGATGCGCCGCTCGACAGCCGCAATCTCAAGCGTCTGGCAGCGCGCGCGATGTTGGGCTTGGCGCGCACCGGCGGTTATGCCAGCAATGGCAGCGGCGATTACGTCATCGCCTTTTCAACGGCAAAAGAAAATCGTGTCGCGCACCGATCGGGTGTCCGGGTTCAAAATCAAATTTCTCTTATTAATGACGAAACCTCGCCGCTGTTTTTGGCGGTTGTTGAAGCCACGGAAGAAGCCATTATCAACTCGCTTTTCATGGCGACCACAACGCGCGGTTTTGCCGGGCACGTCGTCGAGGCGTTGCCGATTGAGCGCACGATTGAAATTCTGAAAAAGTACAACGCGCTCAATCAAAACCGCGATTTGCCGTCGTGGAAAAAATAA
- a CDS encoding STAS domain-containing protein → MPTYSTLSVRHDGDTTIVEVLSRRIYLKVVEEFREELNDVLANTHGAVLLDLGKVSVMNSAGLGVIIAAQDYLQKRQRPFLVANLQPLMQEIFNRMQLGTLITTAASVNDGLQKLQESTPALT, encoded by the coding sequence ATGCCAACCTATTCAACACTCTCCGTTCGCCATGATGGCGATACGACGATCGTCGAAGTGCTGTCGCGCCGGATTTATTTGAAAGTGGTGGAGGAATTCCGCGAGGAATTGAACGACGTCCTGGCCAACACCCATGGCGCGGTCTTGCTGGATTTGGGGAAGGTCAGCGTCATGAACAGCGCCGGCTTGGGCGTGATCATCGCCGCGCAGGATTACCTGCAAAAACGGCAGCGCCCCTTTCTGGTTGCCAATCTTCAGCCGTTGATGCAGGAAATTTTCAATCGCATGCAGCTCGGCACGTTGATCACCACCGCCGCCTCGGTCAACGACGGTTTGCAAAAACTGCAAGAATCAACGCCGGCCCTGACATAA
- a CDS encoding YifB family Mg chelatase-like AAA ATPase, which produces MLSKVLSAAVLGIDAYIVTVETHLEGQLPAIATVGLPDGAVRESRERINAAVKNSKFEFPQKRITINLAPADVKKEGSGFDLPMAIGILAAAGTVKSDLLEQYLILGELSLDGSLQPIRGALPIALSAREQKKRGLILPRENAKEAAMADGLDVRAAGSLREVVEFLNGDAALPSFTLDMREVFSVARHYAIDLSDVRGQEHVKRAMEVAAAGGHNLIMIGPPGSGKTMLAKRFPTILPDLTLDEALETTKIHSVAGVLPPDTALVATRPFRAPHHTASYAGLIGGGQIPRPGEASLAHNGVLFLDELPEFEKSVLEVLRQPMEDGKVTISRALLSLTYPAEFMLVAAMNPCPCGYATDPANKCSCTPLQVQKYLAKISGPLLDRIDIHIEVPAVKYKELAGEITGEPSAQIRQRVEAARRVQLARFGGRNRGRAAKLFCNARMESKDIREFCRVDSRGEELLRLAITKLGLSARAYDRILKVARTIADLEGSAEIKPEFISEAIQYRSLDRSLGALAG; this is translated from the coding sequence ATGCTCTCAAAAGTGTTGAGTGCCGCGGTTTTGGGCATTGACGCGTACATCGTGACGGTCGAAACCCATTTGGAAGGCCAGCTTCCGGCGATTGCGACAGTCGGGCTGCCCGATGGCGCGGTGCGCGAATCGCGCGAGCGCATCAACGCCGCGGTCAAAAATTCCAAATTCGAGTTTCCGCAAAAACGCATTACGATCAATCTGGCGCCGGCTGATGTGAAAAAAGAAGGCTCGGGATTCGATCTGCCGATGGCGATCGGCATTTTGGCGGCGGCGGGAACGGTCAAATCGGATTTGCTCGAGCAGTATCTGATTCTCGGCGAACTGTCGCTGGACGGCTCGCTGCAGCCGATTCGCGGGGCGCTGCCGATTGCGCTCTCGGCGCGCGAGCAGAAAAAACGCGGCCTTATTTTGCCGCGCGAAAACGCCAAGGAAGCGGCGATGGCCGACGGCTTGGACGTTCGCGCCGCTGGCTCGCTGCGCGAGGTCGTGGAGTTTTTGAACGGCGACGCGGCGCTGCCGTCCTTTACGCTCGACATGCGGGAAGTTTTTTCGGTGGCGCGCCATTACGCCATTGATCTCAGCGACGTTCGCGGCCAGGAGCACGTCAAGCGCGCGATGGAAGTCGCCGCCGCCGGCGGACACAATCTCATCATGATCGGGCCGCCCGGCTCGGGCAAAACCATGCTGGCGAAACGTTTTCCGACCATCTTGCCCGACCTCACGCTCGACGAGGCACTGGAGACGACGAAGATTCATTCCGTCGCCGGGGTGTTGCCGCCCGATACCGCGCTGGTGGCGACGCGGCCGTTTCGCGCGCCGCATCACACCGCGAGTTACGCCGGCCTCATCGGCGGTGGACAAATCCCGCGGCCGGGCGAAGCGAGTCTCGCGCATAACGGCGTGTTGTTTCTCGACGAGCTGCCCGAGTTCGAAAAAAGCGTGCTCGAAGTGTTGCGCCAGCCCATGGAAGACGGCAAGGTCACAATTTCGCGCGCGTTGTTGTCGCTCACTTATCCGGCGGAGTTTATGCTCGTCGCCGCGATGAATCCATGCCCGTGCGGCTACGCAACCGATCCGGCCAACAAATGCTCGTGCACCCCGCTGCAAGTACAAAAATATCTGGCCAAAATTTCCGGGCCGCTGTTGGATCGCATCGACATTCACATCGAAGTGCCGGCGGTCAAATACAAGGAACTGGCTGGCGAGATTACCGGCGAGCCTTCGGCGCAAATTCGCCAACGCGTGGAAGCCGCGCGGCGCGTGCAACTGGCACGGTTCGGCGGTCGCAACCGCGGCCGCGCCGCCAAGCTTTTTTGCAACGCCCGCATGGAATCGAAAGATATTCGCGAGTTTTGCCGCGTCGACAGCCGCGGCGAAGAACTGCTGCGGCTGGCCATCACCAAGCTCGGGCTTTCGGCGCGGGCTTACGACCGGATTTTGAAAGTCGCGCGAACGATTGCCGACCTGGAGGGCAGCGCCGAGATCAAACCGGAATTTATCAGCGAGGCCATTCAGTATCGCTCGCTGGATCGCAGCCTGGGCGCATTAGCCGGGTGA